From the Mycobacteriales bacterium genome, the window CGTCGCGGCGCCACCGAGATTGTCGTCTTCGACGCCTCCGGCGACCGGGCCAACACCTGGACGACGTTCGGTGAGGCGATCGAAACCGCCCGCGCCGACCTCGGGATCGAGATCGACCTCAACCCCTCGGCTGAATTCCAGGCCACCACGGCGGACGGCTTCGCCCGCACCTTGGCCGCGCGCGGCGGCTTCACCCGACCGGACGGCACCATGGGGGTGATCTACCTGTGCAAGCTCGCCGTACCCGACGAGGCGACCTGGGACGTCTACGCCTGGGCGGCCACGCATCCCTCCTTCCCGCACGACTCGACCGCGCAGCAGCTCTACGGCGACCGCGAGTTCGAGGCCTACCGCAAGCTCGGCGAAATCGCCGCGGACATGGCGGTGCACCTGATGGTGTCCACTCCGTCCCGACGACCTCGTACGGCGGGCGCGACGCGGCACCCGGCGGAGGCGGCCACCGGGTCGGCCGACGGCTTTAGCGAATGACGTCGGAGTCGACCGGTTACCGACCTCCTGGTACGGCGCCCAAGCGCCGCCTGCGGATCCACTACGAGCTGCTCGGCTGCGCCGTGCACGGTCACGAGCTGGTCGGCACCGATGCGGCCCGGATCCGCGACCGCGACGCGCTGGTCGTCCGGGACGCCGGCGCCGGACTGCGGTGGCACCGATGCCTGCGCTGCGATGCATGGCTGCCGCTTCCCGCTCCGGAGCACCCGAAGCGCGACCACCCGCCGGACCGGGACGAGATCGAGCTGCCGCTGCGCGGCAAGCCGCTGCGGGACAGGTACGTGCTGCGGCTCATCGCGCTCGACCGGCTCGTCCACTTCGTGCTGCTCGCGATCCTGGCCATCGCGATCTTCTTGTTCCTCGGCAACCGCACGCAGTTGCGGGACGAGTTCTACCGCATCGTGACCGCCTGGCAGGGCGGCTTCGGCGGGCCGAGCGGGCAGTCGAGTCACGGCATCCTGCACGAGCTCGAGCACGCGTTCCGCCTCAAGACCAGGACGCTGTGGACGCTCGGCCTCGTGGTGGCGGCGTACGCCGTCCTGGAAGGTGTCGAGGCCATCGGGCTGTGGCGGCAGAAGCGTTGGGCGGAATACCTCACCTTCATCGCCACCACCCTGCTGATGATCCCCGAGATCTACGAGCTCACCGGTCGCATCTCGGCGACGAAGATCATCGCGCTGGTGGTCAACGTCCTGGTCGTGGTCTACCTGCTGTATGCCAAGCGGCTCTTCGGCATTCGCGGTGGCGGCCGCGCGGAGCAGGCCGAGCGCCGGCACGACCTGGGGTGGCAGGCCCTGGAGCGGGCCATGCCACCGGGCTGGCCGAGCAAGCCTCCGCTCAGTCCACCGGCTTCGCATTGAAGCGCTCGATCCGCAGCAGCGGGGCGATGACCCGTTGCACCGGGCCACGGTCGAAGGCGCGGCGGATGTCGTCGTGGGCGAGGAAGTTGCCGAGCGCACCCAGCGTCATTCCCTGATCGAGCGAGAGATACCGCTTGGCGACGGTGCCGCTGCCTACGGCGACGGCGTCGTAGAACCCGCCTGCGCCGTAGGAGTCGAAGTTGGCCTTGAGCTTGGCCAGGTTGTCGACCGCGGCCTTCGGCGCGAACTTCAGCGCGAGGAACGACGCGTGCGGGGTGACGACGCCGTCGCCCCACTTCGGCGCCGGCCCGGCCGGCCTGCACCCGGGGATGCCCGGGTCGTCGACCGTCTGCTGCTCGTCGGAGGGGTAGCCGCCCTGGTCCATGCCGAGCGAGGGCACGCCGAACGCGGTGTAGCCGTCCTTGATCTTCGGATCGCTGGACGGCGAGAAGCCCCAGTAGCCGTACTTTGCCTCGTCGAGCCCGTGCCGGATCTGCCCCTGCACGTACGCCGGGTCGTTGATCCCCCAGCTGGTCGGACCCCAGGTCTCCTCGGGCACGAACATGTCCGGCATCAGGGCCTCGAACATGTCGCCGCCCCAGGTCGGCACGAACTGTAGGCCCTCGTATCGGAAGGCACCCTCGTAGACGTTGATGCCCATGTAGGTGTGGTTGTAGCCGACCGGCTGCATCTGCTGCCAGCCGAACTTCGTGCAATCCGGCGGGAAGGTGCGGTAGAGCGTGAAGTAGTGGGACAGCGGGATCTGGCCGAGCGCCATTCCGATGTAGCTCGCGATCCGCGGTTCGCTGTTGAGTACGTCGTAGTGGTTGCAGGTGTAGTAGACGTCCGGGCCTCGGTTGCGGTAGTTGCCCACGACGGAGCAGCCGGGCGGCTTCTCCTCGTAGAAACCGCCGGCCAGTTCGCCGCCCACGCCGGGTCGGGCGTTCTTGTCGTAGTAGAAGCCGAAGTCCATCGGCGCGAGCAGGGCGTTCGCTTCCTTCGCCAGCCGCGGCTCGGCGGTGCGCACCGTCATCAGGGCGGCGGCCAGCCAGCCGTTGTCCACACTGGACAGGAACGGCGTGATGGTGCTGCCGTCCACCGGCCAGGTCCGCAACACGTCGCCGCTGTGCGGGTCGTACCAGTTGAAGAACATGCCCGATGCGGCGTCGCGGTGC encodes:
- a CDS encoding DUF2127 domain-containing protein, producing MTSESTGYRPPGTAPKRRLRIHYELLGCAVHGHELVGTDAARIRDRDALVVRDAGAGLRWHRCLRCDAWLPLPAPEHPKRDHPPDRDEIELPLRGKPLRDRYVLRLIALDRLVHFVLLAILAIAIFLFLGNRTQLRDEFYRIVTAWQGGFGGPSGQSSHGILHELEHAFRLKTRTLWTLGLVVAAYAVLEGVEAIGLWRQKRWAEYLTFIATTLLMIPEIYELTGRISATKIIALVVNVLVVVYLLYAKRLFGIRGGGRAEQAERRHDLGWQALERAMPPGWPSKPPLSPPASH
- a CDS encoding glucoamylase family protein, with amino-acid sequence MKLLRAVAATSALALLTGIGLTAPAHAAPAPKTGSETSTLRSYAADTWRSMTAMADPTTGLVSDNIEGDLSAGSRSAYTSPTNIGAYLWSAVAARDLHIIGDDAAMARMKQTLDTLGTLHRDAASGMFFNWYDPHSGDVLRTWPVDGSTITPFLSSVDNGWLAAALMTVRTAEPRLAKEANALLAPMDFGFYYDKNARPGVGGELAGGFYEEKPPGCSVVGNYRNRGPDVYYTCNHYDVLNSEPRIASYIGMALGQIPLSHYFTLYRTFPPDCTKFGWQQMQPVGYNHTYMGINVYEGAFRYEGLQFVPTWGGDMFEALMPDMFVPEETWGPTSWGINDPAYVQGQIRHGLDEAKYGYWGFSPSSDPKIKDGYTAFGVPSLGMDQGGYPSDEQQTVDDPGIPGCRPAGPAPKWGDGVVTPHASFLALKFAPKAAVDNLAKLKANFDSYGAGGFYDAVAVGSGTVAKRYLSLDQGMTLGALGNFLAHDDIRRAFDRGPVQRVIAPLLRIERFNAKPVD